The following nucleotide sequence is from Glycine max cultivar Williams 82 chromosome 9, Glycine_max_v4.0, whole genome shotgun sequence.
TTATCATTTAGGAATTACAGTGACATCCCGTGTGGTTTCTTGAAATTTCACACGATATCACAGCCCTTTTAATGCACACAACAGTAACCCCCCTTACATGGTACACATTGTAATGTGTTCAAGTAACAAGGGTACACAATGCAATGTATTTCAAACAAATAAGGGGGTTACTATAGGGGTTAAAAAGGCAGGGAAAGCGTGTAAAACTTCAAGAAACCACGGGAAGTGTCACTGTATTTTGCCTACCGCTTATCAAACTAATAAACATAATTAGTTCCCCAGTTGAATTCACCCACCGCttctacccccccccccccccaaaaaaaaaaaaaaacacacataaCGCAcacccaaaaaattaaaaaccttaCATAAGATGACATGATTGACAAACTTGCTTGTAACATTTGGTACAGAgcatctaaaattttatttacagtACAAATGGTTTACTTTCTCTGACAAATTACAAGACTATAACACCAAATCTGACAAAAAGCAGAAAGAAAAGGTTACTAGAAAGAACCAGATGACATAAAAGAATCCGCCTCAAAATTAATCACATggagaatatttaaaaaaaaaaaaaaaagataacgaATACAAGAAACAAATGGCAAAGCGCGCACACAACCACCACACTCTCTGTAAACAAAGGATGATAACAATGTTATAACATGCCCATACTAAGGCTTAACTACATAAGAATGATAGccacaaattataaaattgactaGCAAAGGCAGTGAAAGTTGCCTAACCATAATGATGACAAACTTTAGTAAATACCTTTGGGACTGATGGTATGAGCTTAAACCTGCTGTTTCGAAACTCATCATCACCGTCAACAAAGCGATGCAAGAGGGATCCAGAAACTAACTCCTttgtcacaaaataaaataccatACTATAGTGTGTTGATGCAGGTACCTACAACCAAACAGCATGCATTCATTTACTTTTAATTCTAAACCTTTGAAATTTAAAGTTGAGTAGTTGACTCAGTCACATGAAAGGAACTCACTTGAAGATTAATAACAATGGAGAAAAATCCTTTTTCTGAAGCAACCTACATAGACACAAGATTAGGACTATTGTCAGCAAAAGCCTAAATAAAACATACAACCCGCCCAACAACTTcaatagataataaaaatggAAATCAAATTCACCTCATTGTATATTTTAACTGATAACCATCCCATTTAAGCAAAGATATTATCATCCCTTAACTTATGTGTTTCAATTGCAGGTGTGTGGGTTTGCAGGTTTGGGGGCTGTCTTGGTCTGCAGTAAGGTGTTTAAAAAATAGTGCAGGTGTGGAGTGTTTTAAACCCAGAGagcattttaacaaaaattacaacACTAGCAGCATGTTGCATACATTCCTTTCATTTTGCAATCACCACTGACAGCAACCTTACAAGTATGACAAGGATAAGCCATGGAGCATACTGTATTTCAATCCCAGGTCAGTAGGgtataaaacaaattcaaattgaaGGATGGATTTTGGGTTTAAACATTCGATTTTAATGAATAAGTTCAGTATCAAAAAACAAAGATGGTATCAACAATAGTTTAGAAAAGAGAGGGGGGTTCTGCTCCATCTTTGTATAACATTTTTAACTAAGAGTTAACATGGAATTGCATTAAATTGTTAAGTATCATCATGCCCCATTTGAATTAACAGGGGTTGGTGTTTTTATGCCCCAAACAGGATGGCTATGTGGTGTAAACAGGAAGCACAAACCTTGAGGAAGGCAAATTTAATTTTCCCATAACTATAAACTTCATTGAATATCTATGCAAGAAAATACAACCATGTATACAAGTGACAAGAAGCCTACCCTAGGTAGTCTAATTTACTGTTTACTTCAGACACCAGGATATAGTAACAAACCTACCAACAGAGCCCTATTACTGAGGTGTAGTGGACATAGAATGAtggaaaataatcaaattattatgCTTCAATTATCGCTTGATTATTGTGCTTCAAACAAAGGGAACCTAGTAAGTGGTAAACTTTCAGTTGCTACAGGATACTTATAATGACCATAATGACCTCCCAGACCACCTAGAGGATAAGGTGGATCTTTTGGGAGAAAGTAATGTTAGCAACTCCTCTTAACCAAAAGGGAATTGAGTAAGGGGCAGAAGAGGGATTTGGATCTTAACAACCTGGAGCACCTGGCTAGGAGGGTGGGAAGGAAGGCTGAAGGGGGAAAGATTAGAAGCAAAGAGAAAAGGGAGGGATGACAGAGGGATAGGGGATAGGGGATTCAGTAACTGAGTGAGTTTTGGGGCCTTTGGACAGGAAAATTTGCAGATCCCTGAAGTTCTACAATCATTACAATGCctatcttttgttttcttttgtgctGTGTGTGTTTTGTGATGGACTTGTGATCTCTGTAGTCTGTAATTGAGTTTACCACTACTTTctgaaaaaatacaaaatacctAGTTCAAACCACGTACCAATAATCTTCATCAAGTAACAAAAAACAGACAAGGTTAAGTTAAATTACTCACTTGCGCCGCACAACCATGACGCCTAACCACATGGTCCATTCTCTTTGagtctttaaaccaatcaacaGCAACAAGGTCCAGCATATGTTTGCCAGCAGGAACCTTCTAAGTtaaccacaaaggaatatgagtACACCCAGACAATGATAAATTTTGATTCAGGAAGTGTATAAAGAAATAACAAGAGAAGACCTTTGTCTTGTCATAGCAATAATGCTTGCTTCTGACTCTGAAGTTGTTTCCATCAGAAATTTTCCAGCAGTCCCGAGCATTATCACGGTCATCTCGGCGCAAATTGCCCGAAAAGGAAGAAAAGTCAATTTCATGTGCCGGTTCTTCTTCCAAGGCTTCAGTTTAGGAAAACATTATGAGAAGATTTAATTGAGCTTCTAATGTGCATGCATCTTTGTATGCAGGTGCTTCATGCACATGTTTGTAattataacattattaaattaaataaggtGTAGCAAACAATACCTGTTTTTCTCACATCATTCTCAAGACCAATTTGGTATGCctgaaaagtattaaaatattaacactTAGAACTTATGAAGCAAACCTCAAAAGTAAAGATGAGGGAATACAAATACAACCTCTTGTTCAGGTTCCGCTATTTgaaaatcttcttcatcatcagaaTATTCATCTATCAAGGCAGAACTTCTGCTTGCAGCATTCATTTGATCAAGAGAAGTAGGATTGACAGAAAAATCATTTGGCTTCTGATTCTTCTTTGAAGAAACAGCTGTTGAGGACATATTAACCATGACAGGAATTCTTGGATGAGCATGTCTTTCATCTGATTGGGCAAACCATTCACGTAAACCTGTAGaaatagaaggaaaaaataCAAGCATTTTGAAACTCATTGCACATCAGCCTCTCccacaaaagaaaagagaaattccAAAATGAGGCAACCTCCACTCCTAAACCTTTTAATTGTGAAATTGATAGAAAGAGAAAGGTACATAAAAGGAACCATGATGAATTGATGACATAAGGAAGAGGTACCATTCTATAAGAAAATTGTtgtgtaaaagtaaaaaagaaaatgaacttACCAGCTACACTATTTAACATTTGGCGGACACAATACTGCTGAAAAGATGACAAGTAACCCACACCCCATCCCTTCAGATCAATCTGCATAAGATGCTGGACTTGGGTCCTGGGCCTCCCATTTCGAGGTTTTAAGGGGGAAATATTAAATCCTCCACCTGTAGAAAGCAGTTCTTAGAcctaataaatttcaataaaaataacagaaacaaagaaaactatACATGAGATGCATCAATCAgtagaaacaaaattaattctttattaaaaatgacatactaatgataatgataaaaaatggcATAAAATCAGTTTATCATAAAGTTCAATCTTCATTTTAAGCGACAGAAAACACACAGCAAGGTTCCATTTTTATCTCTTGGATCAAGGAAACATTTCACATGTTTCAATTGATTAAAAGAGGGAAACTTCAATCTTTTGCAATCAACAACCCCAATATGCTAAACAACAAGCCTCCTAGCTGTAGCATTTCCAGGAAATTTTCCAACTAATTAGCTGTTTTAGGATTTTAAACTGGATCTGTTCATATGCGTGCAACATCCTCTtcttttttaggtttaattgcTATTTAgatcatctaatttattttttaggttcaatttggTTCTCTTATTATTAAAGTTCAATTAGGTcctgtaatttttaaaagtaatacaatgtttaataaaggaaaaaaaatactcaaattagAAGAGGCAAGGCTCTTAAAATAAACTGTTAGCAAAACACCAAAGAGGACATATGCAGAACCTCTTCCATAATAAATTGATGACATCAAGACCCATTGAAATGTAGATTAATCCTACTCTCATGAACTTTGAAAGACGGAATCAGATATATAAAGAATTTAATCTTACTTTCAATATGTGCCCGAACACACCCTGGCTGTGGACCACAGTTTTCATGTTCCCTAGAGCGAAATAAAACAActgcaagaagaagaaacatCAATGCAAACTTCCAAAGTAATAGACACAAGGTAGGATCTTGATAACGAGTGCATTAAGCGCATTAATTAAGAAGCATTCAATGCCATCCATAAAATGCTTATGATCACTTAAAGAAATGCATtacatgtttgatgtttgagtttccgatataataaataataacttcTTTATTTAATACTCTCTGCTTTTGTTTCCTTAACAAGTGTCATTGTCAGCAAGTCCTATGAAAATATACCAAAACCTttgaacaaaaaaggaaaattcctACCATAACTTCCATCATCATTTCGGCGCCAGTATCGCACATAACAAAGATCACGAGGCCACACAAACCTGCAATGATAAATGCATAGCAGTTTGGGTCAACACAGTTAACCACTTTACTTTGGGGATGTGCAACCATTTCTTAATCATTTAGCCAGTCCCATATTATACTTTCACATATACAAAAAAAACAACCCAGATTTAAGTGGGAGACCTAAATATAGACTTACatgtcaagaaataaaaaatttatccagAAAACTTATGACACAAGATACAAATAAATTTGGTTCTCCAAGAAAAGACATATCCATTcatttatgcaaaaaaaaatagataggtTAACTACTTAACTCTAATATAAACTACAAACTATTATAAATGATAGAGAAGATAGATTATCTTTACATTGGGAACCAGTCTAGCTGAAGTCGGTGATAAAGAACTGCTGTATGCCCATCCACCTCCTCAACTAAACTACCATGTAGGAAACTGCAATCCCATCTGCAGACATGCAAATAATAAGAAGCAAACAAATTTATCCACCGAATAAATATTTGCAGATTATGGAACATcaaataagaaagaagaaaaaaacttgttttctgTATTTCCCTTATCACTACAGATTAAAGCATCCTTGACCTGTTGTAGGTCTGCAGGAGCAGTTTTACTGCCATCTGGTAAGTTTTCATTAAGTTTAACTTCTGTGTTTAcagtgaatattttttaatttaactcaaGTGATAACTAGAACAATTTCTGAAACAAACAGGATGATGTCCAGAATCTTGCTAAATTTTCCAAATCTTTTCTATAGCCCTATAGTTTATGTTATCATACTCAGACTCAGTTATGTCAAACATCTCAGTGCATCAACGGTAATCCACTCATATTTATCACAATTATGAAGAATATAATAGAGGTTCCAAACTAATTACTCCTCTGGCCTTGCAGTCAAAACTAAACAATTTTGCACCTCACAGTCCAAACAATTTTGCACCTCATCAATCATAATGGTCTTAATAAGCCTCATCAGTTTACCATCTACAATAACAACTAAGTGTTAACCCACTAGGTCAAGTCAGCTATATGGATCATATAACAATATTGAGCTATTAAGAATCCAAACTTTCAATTAACTCatttaaattaatgtatttttcaataatttttcacctatttttttctttggtctTCCTCCACCCTTTTTAATGTAATCCTCTTCCATTTGGTCCACCTTTCACACCACAGCCTCTGTTCGTTCTCAGCTCTTTTCCTCACATGACCAAACCCATCTTAGGCAAGTTTCTATCATCATCTCAATAAGTATTACTCCAACATTCCCAAATACTTCCATTCATAATCTAATATTCTTATcttaatattcaatttatccACCTCAACATTCTCATCTCCCACTACTCCAGCATCCACCTGAAAAAATCATTGCTAGTCATAGAAAACTAGCATACCCTGGTGTCAGAAGGCTCCTCGCTTTGCGAAAGTATGGGGGAGAATCATTGTATGTAGTCTttcccttgcatatgcaaagaggttaTTTCCAGATTCAAGCCCATGACCAACCAGTCACCAAAGCACAACTTTACCGTTGTTTCAGGACTCACCCTCATTGCTAGTCATAGAAATAGCTCAAAAATATGTAAGTAGCTTTCAGCACCAACAATGCCCCATTCATCATCATTTATAGCATAGCAATGCCTCATTTCTCTCCTTGACCAGTATCCCCTAGTATTTTTCTCAACATTCTGACCACTTTACCCTCTTTAGCATCTAAGTTATTAAATTAGATGGTTGTCCTTTCAGAGTTCTTTACTGTTTTTATAGGATGCTAGGGTAGGGCCATTCCTGACCTTATCAAGAAAGGCATTCCTAAGGTGCCAAGAATAGATCACCCTTGCTGGAACCTTGCCTTAGTACCTTGGACATATGTTTTGGTTCCTTTGACTACACTGTCCAGGACATGCTAGAATATGGCCCAGCTTGGACTAATTTCTATTTTCTAGCTTATGGGCGATTTCCAATTGTAAAACCTACTGAGACTTCTCTAAGACAATAGTGTCAAGCCTTGTTAAGTTTATAGGTGCTTGTCTAGAAGTTAAATGAGGGAGCCTCTTAAAAATTTGAGGTGttcaagttaattttaactttttcagCTATCACAAACTTAGGCAGATCTGGTGGGAATCTTTGTCCTGGATTAACATGGCGGGACCATTTGCGCAACACCCAGGACAGAACTTCTTGCAGCACTCATTCTGTAGTACCTATCTTGCTATCAAATCACAGAGATGGTTAATTTGGTGGGTGGCACTAACTTGGTGTGTATGGAACCATAGAAATCAAATGATCTTTTCAAACGACAGCTTCAATGCCAATAAGATACAGGATGGCGCCATTTTCTTTTGCTGGAGTTGGCTGAGGAACCTTGAGAAAGGATTCGACAATCCTTTTCATCAATGGTCGCCATATCAGAGTAGGGTTCTGTAATTAGTGGAAAATAGTTCCACAGGCAGGGATCACCAACGTAAACTATACACTTAGAGTTTTGGTTCTTTAATCCATGATgattagttttgtattagggaaccaAACCTCCACATGAGAGATTAGATTGGTGATTGTAAATATATCAATACAACTTGTACagatttcaaattaatatatattattatttttgcggatcaaaaaaaaaaagttaattttaacataCGAGAGAAATTTGATCTATTTACTCcttgattcattttattttcctctcCTATATGTGTTTTGAAATTTATAAGCTCCTATATGTGTTTGTTGAGAAGTTTATTCAAAGTAACTCTAACTAAAGTAGTATCAGCTGACATCACAATCTCTTAAAGTGTAATTGCTCTCCCATACATCACTACAGTATTTCTCCAGAAACAACAAAGAATAACAACCTGGCATACATCATACATGACAGCCACAAATATGCAGAAACATAAAAATAGTGGTAATTCTGCGGAAAACCTACTCAAACCGTGTCCCATCCATGCTCATCACAAGTTCAAAAATCTCTTCACAAGTTGCCTCCACGACACCTACTGCCTTCATAGCTTTACTAAAGCTTCTTGGCTACATAAAGAAGCAAATTGAAGATAATTGTGTTTCCCAAACTATCCTATGAAATGTAGTTCACCGTGCAAATAAAGAGAGACAGGAAATAACGCACAAGGTAATCAACTTCACCAAGTTCTTCAAAAATACGAAGTCCTGCAAATTTCAGAAATAAAATCATCTAAGCTTATACAATTACTACATATCCAATCATTTAAACACTAGAAATCAAGAATATATCAATAGAATAACTTCTTTTATGCAATCAAGATATGAATGTGCTCTATCATGTAAATTAATGTAGCAAACCATCTTGACATTGTAAAAGACGCCAATGCTTTCTTGAGAATGCTTGGTTATTGATATTCTGATTTGACAAATCTGAGTCTATTTCCCGTGTCCAGTCAAAAACTGATTCCGGAGGACCTGCATCACAAGAAAGGAAAGGTTTAAATATAGACTGTAGCAGAGTAATTGCAAGCCCACAAGATGTAGGGATACAAAGTAGACCATTTCCAATTGTGGTCCTCCTTAACAAATTTGGATGAGGTTCATCTTCATCCTCCTGAGCACTGAACCTGGTGATGCAAAAAATACATTGGATGTTATGAATATATAGGAGGATACACACAATAACATTGGTATCCAACAATTATCTACAATGGAGCTATTTGCTCAGCAGTGCAATAAAAATGGCCTAAACAACTAAATCATGTTCCAGTATAACCCAATCAATTATTTCAGTTGCATCTCCTGAGAATGGACATTGGAATGAGAGAAAACAATCTAAAGGAAGACAGGCATAATTTAACAACATATGAAACAACGGCAAAGAAAAAGCAGGTAAACTTTACACGTTGCCTTCTTCCACAAGCAGTAAGTGGAAAAAAGCAAAGTACAAATATACTTACTGGCTTTCACGGTCTGAGGAAGAAGCTGTTTTCCCATTGTCCATCCCAGATTTGTactcaaaagaaatatatttgttgCCATTTGATGGTTGTGCTCCCTGATGCTGCATGCATCGAAGTTCAATAGCATCAACTCACACAACAGGAAAGCATGTCCTACTAAGATGAGCTTACAAAGTAAGATTGCAATATATCCTTTTATCCATGTATCAAGTAAATGCTTTTCATGTTTCAAGCCAATATAAATCAGGGAGAGTCAGGAGAGATAAAGTCTAACAAAAAATTTAGGAATATGGATATTAATCCATATTTAAAGAACATAATAGGATTGTGCAATTCAATGAAACAGACCTGATCAATGACATACTCAATTTTTTCCTTCCAAATTAGAGCCTCTTGGATGTTAAATGCTGCCATCTGCGGTAAGAACCAGAGTAACATAATATTTActcagcaaaagaaaaattataaaataaaataaaatataacaaaatgtaTAATAGTAATTAAGGATAGAATTCGTTTATTTACATAAAGCTTTTGTGCGGCTCATTCAAGACTTACTAGAACTATTACACAACAGAAAATTAAAGCTTTAGTTTCAGCTTATCTAAATAGAGATAGGAAAAAAAGAGATTTTCACGGTTTATGGATTAGTTGAATAAATGCAGTAATCCGCGAGAATCAAAAAGTATACTATATTCATAGGAATTTAATATTTCAATCCATACATGAGGCAACTGCAAGGTATAAATATATGCTGGATATATGAATGTGAGGAAAATCCACTCACCATAATTCGAtggttcttttctttcttgttgtaaaacaacaaaacataaaccatctgcacaaaaaaaaattgtgggcaTATAGAAAGAACAAAACCATTATCCAtatggaaaattttaaaatagtttaaagaaagttatattttaacaataaataaaactacCAAAACCCAGCATATAATGCCACTTTCAAAATCACATCTGCGGccaaattgttttattcaacTTTACATGAAGGAGAAAAAACATGATACCAAAATTCTTGAAATATCTTTCCCTACTTTGAAATTAttcatatgaaaaaataatctgACTAGTTTACACTGTGACTAAAAGGATAATCCGGTTACTGGACCCCGCACCAGGTGAGCACGCAAAACTCTCATTCTAGTGAGTGGCTCAGCTTGTAAGGTTTGATTTTAATCTAAATGATTGTACTAACAGGATTAgtacaaaaaatataagtttacaCATAAGCTTGGACAAGTTCATGAGTTAACTCACGAGTTTGACAGAAACGGCTAGAAGTATAGAACAGTTTTCCCCTCCCCCACCCCCACCCCCTTGGTGTTCAGCATATACATTTGATCGGGAGATTTCTCCAGTAGACATGAGGAGGGATTGCAAAGTTATTGTATCTTGTTCTCctactttataattattttttccttctgcTGTCACATTGAAGAATGATAATTTGTCCTCCTACTTTAGAACAGTGTTGTTAAATAGCAGCCACGGCAGAATGGCGTGGAAGATTTTTTGCCAACCGCCatgggcaatttgtgaaggggGCCCACAATACCGGCACCATAAGGCACAATGGTGTGTTTATGTGGCAGAATTTTGGCCTTCCACCATTGTTAACACTGCTTTAGAATTATTTCTAGATTTCTTCCAtaatctaaaaagaaaaaaataataataataatctgtCTTGGACAACACAGGACCCTACCCAGCTCCATAAGTGAATCTGATGGTACTCAAAGGGGTATGAATTTTCATGTATGTCTAGTATAGTAGCATTACTCTCCAAAAAATGATGATGTTTGTTTTTTCTCTGTTTTACTAAATGTCGTTGGTATTATTGATGATCCATCTTTGCATACATCACACATCATAAACCATTCCACAGCATCCCCTCAGTCCACCCATTTACTGCCTCCATTCCACACATCCTATTTCCTAAGACCATCTCCAATGGGGGTGTTTATATGAGTTGCTTAACTTTATGCGacattgcttaaaaaaaaaatccattggaGCAAATGACATAGCATTGCTTATATAAGCAACCGTTGCTCAACAAATTTATaccataaaaaacatttttcaagcATTATAGGATccgtaaaattaatttaagcacTCATTTTAACAACTTCAGCATTGGAGAAAATTTTCGTGTAAAGTGCTTAAATCTGTGTGGAATTGTAAGGCCCATAAAATTAAGATAAGCAACCCATCTAATCAACTATACATTGTAGATACTCTAATTGGATTAAAATTGACACAAGTGCATACCCAGCATACAAGTATAGTTCATGCCACTGATCATTTAAAGACTAGAAGGCTCACACAACGAGCATAACTACCAACAAAACAAATATGTGTATTTAATTGCAGAACTCACATGTCCATGATGAGCCTTCAAGCCTCTATCCTCCACTCTACAGTTGCCATCAATTAGCAGTGTTTTAATTGGTACCTTAGAAaagcattaaaaataaaaaataaaaaaagttaatgtcgtCAAGTTTTCAAGCAGCATCTACTCTCCAACACCCGCCCCTCCTTCCACAAAGTAATAGATacagagcaaaaaaaaaagttcagaaagcataaaaaaagttaagaagTCGAAAAAGCAATCTCGCAAATTCCCCATCCTTTTCCACCGAATAGTATGCCCCAAAAGGTTATTCGGGAGAGTGGAAATTcaacaaacaataaaaattgaaggaaaaaaagaataagaataagaataataacTGAATTCCCCCAAAAACTGAAACGTAGAAGCGAAATTCGACAAAAACGATAGAACCACCTGATTATCCTGCGGTTTCCTCTTGTAATACGCGAGCAGCCGCGACTCCAACACGAAGTACCTCATGTGGATGAACGATCGTCCGATCTTCCGCCGGCCGTACCGCACCATCCACCCTTCGTACACCACCTTCGACGACATCGTTTCGCCGCACCACGAATTTCAACTCtcgaaaacaacaaataaaaaaacggAACAATTCAGGGACGCAATTCCGGCCGGAAGCTGGAGACGGCGAACCTCTGCTTCGGCGAGATCAGTCGCGAGCTACAACGCGACCTGCGGAGTCATCACCGGCGCCGGAGACGGAGGATCGC
It contains:
- the LOC100808706 gene encoding protein ENHANCED DISEASE RESISTANCE 2 isoform X2; translation: MSSKVVYEGWMVRYGRRKIGRSFIHMRYFVLESRLLAYYKRKPQDNQVPIKTLLIDGNCRVEDRGLKAHHGHMVYVLLFYNKKEKNHRIMMAAFNIQEALIWKEKIEYVIDQHQGAQPSNGNKYISFEYKSGMDNGKTASSSDRESQFSAQEDEDEPHPNLLRRTTIGNGPPESVFDWTREIDSDLSNQNINNQAFSRKHWRLLQCQDGLRIFEELGEVDYLPRSFSKAMKAVGVVEATCEEIFELVMSMDGTRFEWDCSFLHGSLVEEVDGHTAVLYHRLQLDWFPMFVWPRDLCYVRYWRRNDDGSYVVLFRSREHENCGPQPGCVRAHIESGGFNISPLKPRNGRPRTQVQHLMQIDLKGWGVGYLSSFQQYCVRQMLNSVAGLREWFAQSDERHAHPRIPVMVNMSSTAVSSKKNQKPNDFSVNPTSLDQMNAASRSSALIDEYSDDEEDFQIAEPEQEAYQIGLENDVRKTALEEEPAHEIDFSSFSGNLRRDDRDNARDCWKISDGNNFRVRSKHYCYDKTKKVPAGKHMLDLVAVDWFKDSKRMDHVVRRHGCAAQVASEKGFFSIVINLQVPASTHYSMVFYFVTKELVSGSLLHRFVDGDDEFRNSRFKLIPSVPKGSWIVRQSVGSTPCLLGKAVDCNYIRGPKYLEIDVDIGSSTVANGVLGLVIGVITTLVVDMAFLVQANTPDELPERLIGAVRISHLELKSAIIPKLESDPS
- the LOC100808706 gene encoding protein ENHANCED DISEASE RESISTANCE 2 isoform X3 translates to MSSKVVYEGWMVRYGRRKIGRSFIHMRYFVLESRLLAYYKRKPQDNQVPIKTLLIDGNCRVEDRGLKAHHGHMVYVLLFYNKKEKNHRIMMAAFNIQEALIWKEKIEYVIDQHQGAQPSNGNKYISFEYKSGMDNGKTASSSDRESQFSAQEDEDEPHPNLLRRTTIGNGPPESVFDWTREIDSDLSNQNINNQAFSRKHWRLLQCQDGLRIFEELGEVDYLPRSFSKAMKAVGVVEATCEEIFELVMSMDGTRFEWDCSFLHGSLVEEVDGHTAVLYHRLQLDWFPMFVWPRDLCYVRYWRRNDDGSYVVLFRSREHENCGPQPGCVRAHIESGGFNISPLKPRNGRPRTQVQHLMQIDLKGWGVGYLSSFQQYCVRQMLNSVAGLREWFAQSDERHAHPRIPVMVNMSSTAVSSKKNQKPNDFSVNPTSLDQMNAASRSSALIDEYSDDEEDFQIAEPEQEAYQIGLENDVRKTALEEEPAHEIDFSSFSGNLRRDDRDNARDCWKISDGNNFRVRSKHYCYDKTKVPAGKHMLDLVAVDWFKDSKRMDHVVRRHGCAAQVASEKGFFSIVINLQVPASTHYSMVFYFVTKELVSGSLLHRFVDGDDEFRNSRFKLIPSVPKGSWIVRQSVGSTPCLLGKAVDCNYIRGPKYLEIDVDIGSSTVANGVLGLVIGVITTLVVDMAFLVQANTPDELPERLIGAVRISHLELKSAIIPKLESDPS
- the LOC100808706 gene encoding protein ENHANCED DISEASE RESISTANCE 2 isoform X4 — protein: MSSKVVYEGWMVRYGRRKIGRSFIHMRYFVLESRLLAYYKRKPQDNQVPIKTLLIDGNCRVEDRGLKAHHGHMAAFNIQEALIWKEKIEYVIDQHQGAQPSNGNKYISFEYKSGMDNGKTASSSDRESQFSAQEDEDEPHPNLLRRTTIGNGPPESVFDWTREIDSDLSNQNINNQAFSRKHWRLLQCQDGLRIFEELGEVDYLPRSFSKAMKAVGVVEATCEEIFELVMSMDGTRFEWDCSFLHGSLVEEVDGHTAVLYHRLQLDWFPMFVWPRDLCYVRYWRRNDDGSYVVLFRSREHENCGPQPGCVRAHIESGGFNISPLKPRNGRPRTQVQHLMQIDLKGWGVGYLSSFQQYCVRQMLNSVAGLREWFAQSDERHAHPRIPVMVNMSSTAVSSKKNQKPNDFSVNPTSLDQMNAASRSSALIDEYSDDEEDFQIAEPEQEAYQIGLENDVRKTALEEEPAHEIDFSSFSGNLRRDDRDNARDCWKISDGNNFRVRSKHYCYDKTKKVPAGKHMLDLVAVDWFKDSKRMDHVVRRHGCAAQVASEKGFFSIVINLQVPASTHYSMVFYFVTKELVSGSLLHRFVDGDDEFRNSRFKLIPSVPKGSWIVRQSVGSTPCLLGKAVDCNYIRGPKYLEIDVDIGSSTVANGVLGLVIGVITTLVVDMAFLVQANTPDELPERLIGAVRISHLELKSAIIPKLESDPS
- the LOC100808706 gene encoding protein ENHANCED DISEASE RESISTANCE 2 isoform X1, whose translation is MSSKVVYEGWMVRYGRRKIGRSFIHMRYFVLESRLLAYYKRKPQDNQVPIKTLLIDGNCRVEDRGLKAHHGHMVYVLLFYNKKEKNHRIMMAAFNIQEALIWKEKIEYVIDQHQGAQPSNGNKYISFEYKSGMDNGKTASSSDRESQFSAQEDEDEPHPNLLRRTTIGNGLLCIPTSCGLAITLLQSIFKPFLSCDAGPPESVFDWTREIDSDLSNQNINNQAFSRKHWRLLQCQDGLRIFEELGEVDYLPRSFSKAMKAVGVVEATCEEIFELVMSMDGTRFEWDCSFLHGSLVEEVDGHTAVLYHRLQLDWFPMFVWPRDLCYVRYWRRNDDGSYVVLFRSREHENCGPQPGCVRAHIESGGFNISPLKPRNGRPRTQVQHLMQIDLKGWGVGYLSSFQQYCVRQMLNSVAGLREWFAQSDERHAHPRIPVMVNMSSTAVSSKKNQKPNDFSVNPTSLDQMNAASRSSALIDEYSDDEEDFQIAEPEQEAYQIGLENDVRKTALEEEPAHEIDFSSFSGNLRRDDRDNARDCWKISDGNNFRVRSKHYCYDKTKKVPAGKHMLDLVAVDWFKDSKRMDHVVRRHGCAAQVASEKGFFSIVINLQVPASTHYSMVFYFVTKELVSGSLLHRFVDGDDEFRNSRFKLIPSVPKGSWIVRQSVGSTPCLLGKAVDCNYIRGPKYLEIDVDIGSSTVANGVLGLVIGVITTLVVDMAFLVQANTPDELPERLIGAVRISHLELKSAIIPKLESDPS